One Roseburia rectibacter DNA window includes the following coding sequences:
- a CDS encoding methyl-accepting chemotaxis protein: MKKIGNKVFLMIIIFVLIFGLNTVFSIRMQNSIKQAGLQITKQYIPIQTEIFTIQKSMERGQKYLNIISLYDDAELRQQLESSLAEEISTITASESKMDEYLKNIDNVELKDKIHTYEDFLTEVISQFAIIQGYVDKGDFVQAGIALGVDFQNLMVDMGETTEKELTEELEQGISDLSKEYNQAVETNLIMTKILFSFFALVSVVVFLVISKTVSRPASEASRQLNDIIDGINKKQGNLTQRITVSSRDEIGQLSDGINNFIIQLQNAMQKIRKQSEIMQSSLGLMNEEVNNSNENADNIASTMEEITASMEEISSSIEGITGNTNDIVSSINDVGNQVNEGVVIASDIKALAVGVKEETEKKKTDISDIINEKSQALSLSIEESRQISSINNLTNDILEIASQTNLLALNASIEAARAGEVGKGFAVVAEEIRQLAENSKNTANDIQGISVRVIAAVNQLMTNAQDLMNFIQNQIMNDYVEFEAATDMYYEKADHMDTITGLFNKNIMSLRNIMAEMNDGITNISAVVEENVRGVSNATENVTKLANSILNIHEQVIKNVDSSKYLLEELNSFQQI, encoded by the coding sequence ATGAAAAAAATTGGAAATAAAGTTTTTTTAATGATTATTATATTTGTTTTGATATTTGGATTAAATACAGTGTTTTCTATAAGAATGCAGAATAGTATAAAACAGGCTGGATTGCAGATAACGAAACAGTATATTCCGATTCAGACAGAGATTTTCACTATCCAAAAAAGTATGGAACGAGGTCAGAAATATCTTAACATTATCAGTTTGTATGATGATGCAGAGCTACGTCAACAGTTGGAAAGTTCACTAGCAGAGGAAATTTCGACGATTACGGCAAGTGAGAGTAAGATGGATGAATATCTGAAAAATATCGATAATGTAGAGTTAAAAGATAAAATCCATACATATGAGGATTTTTTAACAGAGGTTATTTCGCAATTTGCCATAATACAAGGGTATGTTGACAAGGGGGATTTTGTGCAGGCTGGTATAGCTCTTGGTGTAGATTTTCAGAATCTGATGGTTGATATGGGAGAAACAACGGAAAAGGAGCTTACAGAGGAGCTTGAGCAGGGAATTTCTGATTTATCGAAGGAATATAATCAAGCTGTTGAGACAAATTTAATAATGACAAAAATTCTATTTTCTTTTTTTGCTTTGGTATCAGTAGTTGTCTTTTTGGTTATAAGTAAGACTGTAAGTAGACCGGCAAGTGAAGCCAGCCGGCAGCTAAATGATATTATTGATGGTATCAATAAGAAACAGGGAAATCTTACGCAGCGTATTACTGTTAGTTCGCGGGATGAAATTGGTCAGTTATCGGATGGAATTAACAATTTTATCATTCAGTTACAGAATGCTATGCAAAAAATACGAAAGCAGTCAGAAATAATGCAAAGTTCACTTGGATTAATGAATGAAGAAGTAAACAATTCAAATGAAAATGCAGATAATATTGCGTCTACCATGGAAGAAATTACTGCGAGTATGGAAGAAATATCATCTTCTATAGAGGGAATTACCGGGAACACCAATGATATAGTGAGTTCAATTAACGATGTTGGAAATCAAGTTAATGAAGGTGTTGTAATTGCCTCTGATATTAAAGCATTAGCGGTTGGTGTTAAAGAGGAGACAGAGAAGAAGAAAACAGACATTTCTGATATTATTAACGAAAAGAGTCAGGCATTATCTTTATCCATTGAAGAAAGTCGGCAAATCAGCAGTATTAATAATTTAACTAACGATATACTTGAGATCGCAAGTCAGACGAATTTGCTTGCATTAAATGCTTCTATCGAAGCTGCAAGAGCGGGGGAAGTTGGCAAGGGATTTGCTGTTGTCGCAGAGGAAATTCGTCAATTGGCAGAAAACAGTAAGAATACGGCAAATGACATTCAGGGTATCAGTGTTCGTGTTATTGCGGCAGTCAATCAATTGATGACAAATGCACAAGATCTCATGAATTTCATACAAAATCAGATAATGAATGATTATGTTGAATTTGAGGCTGCAACAGATATGTATTATGAAAAGGCAGATCATATGGATACTATTACAGGTCTTTTCAATAAAAATATTATGTCTCTTCGTAATATTATGGCAGAGATGAATGATGGCATTACAAATATATCAGCTGTAGTAGAGGAAAATGTGCGTGGAGTAAGCAATGCAACAGAAAATGTGACCAAACTTGCAAATTCAATTTTAAATATTCACGAGCAAGTGATAAAAAATGTTGACTCTTCGAAATATCTGTTGGAAGAGTTGAATAGTTTTCAGCAAATTTAA
- a CDS encoding glycoside hydrolase family 3 protein, with product MINLTKNPFFLSGEDIEWVENTKKSMTLEEKIGQLFVPIGYSGDPQYLEHVMLAHHIGGIMYRCGEAKEMQRTHRYLQEHSKIPLLIGANLEDGGCGIATDGTQYGKQMQVAATGDTEDAYRLGKVSCSEGAAVGCNWAFAPVVDIDRNWRNPITNVRTYGDDPDRVLACGLNYMRAAKEENVLVAIKHFPGDGCDEVDQHILTSVNNLSCDEWDATYGKIYSGLIQAGAQTVMVGHIAQPAYQKSYNTDFPNKLIPATLSSELLKGLLRKKLGFNGLIVTDSTCMVGFSCAMNRERAVPYAIEAGCDMFLFNKDLEEDYQYMLNGYKQGILSEQRLDEAITRILATKASLGLHRKAKCEIVPSESALCILQADEHVAWAKKSADKAVTLVKDIDGILPLNPHKTKKVLLEIIGGFPSNERVLESFRKRLVEEGFEVNVYEQENFETAKFDVGTFRKNYDLVIYIGNVENASNKVTNRLSWYTFWGNGNNVPWFAAERPVVFISLANPYHLVDVPMIKTFINGYSNSEYVIDSVMEKLMGRSNFTGKSPVDPFCGKEYLKW from the coding sequence ATGATCAACTTAACAAAGAATCCATTCTTCCTTTCAGGGGAAGACATTGAATGGGTTGAAAATACAAAAAAGTCAATGACATTAGAAGAAAAAATAGGTCAGTTGTTTGTCCCAATCGGGTATTCCGGAGATCCGCAATATCTGGAACATGTCATGCTCGCACATCACATTGGTGGAATTATGTATCGTTGTGGTGAGGCGAAGGAAATGCAGCGGACACACCGTTATCTGCAGGAACACAGTAAGATCCCACTTCTTATTGGAGCTAATCTTGAGGATGGAGGCTGCGGAATTGCAACAGATGGAACACAGTACGGAAAACAAATGCAGGTTGCGGCAACTGGAGACACGGAGGATGCATATCGGCTCGGAAAAGTAAGCTGTAGTGAAGGTGCAGCGGTTGGTTGTAACTGGGCTTTTGCACCTGTGGTTGATATTGATAGAAATTGGAGAAATCCGATTACAAACGTGCGTACATATGGGGATGATCCGGATCGTGTTCTTGCATGTGGTCTCAATTACATGAGGGCAGCTAAGGAAGAAAATGTTCTTGTTGCAATTAAGCATTTCCCAGGGGATGGCTGCGATGAAGTGGATCAGCACATTCTTACAAGCGTAAATAATCTTTCCTGTGATGAGTGGGATGCGACATATGGAAAAATATATAGCGGCTTGATTCAGGCGGGGGCACAGACAGTGATGGTCGGACATATTGCACAGCCGGCATATCAAAAATCGTATAATACAGATTTTCCAAATAAATTAATACCGGCAACACTTTCATCGGAATTGTTAAAAGGTTTGCTCCGTAAAAAATTGGGATTTAACGGTCTGATTGTAACGGATTCTACCTGCATGGTAGGTTTTAGCTGTGCAATGAACAGAGAAAGGGCAGTTCCTTATGCGATTGAGGCAGGATGTGATATGTTCCTTTTTAATAAGGATCTTGAGGAAGATTATCAGTATATGCTGAATGGATACAAGCAGGGAATCCTTTCGGAACAGCGATTAGATGAAGCAATCACAAGAATTCTTGCAACTAAAGCTTCGCTTGGACTTCACAGAAAAGCAAAGTGTGAAATTGTGCCTTCGGAAAGTGCACTTTGTATTCTGCAGGCTGATGAGCATGTTGCATGGGCTAAAAAGAGCGCAGACAAGGCAGTTACACTTGTAAAGGATATAGATGGAATTTTACCGTTGAATCCGCATAAGACCAAAAAGGTGTTGCTGGAAATCATAGGTGGGTTTCCATCAAATGAGCGTGTTTTGGAAAGCTTTCGTAAGCGATTGGTTGAGGAGGGGTTCGAAGTTAACGTATATGAACAGGAGAACTTTGAAACAGCAAAATTTGATGTTGGCACATTCCGGAAGAATTATGATCTGGTCATTTATATTGGAAATGTAGAAAATGCATCCAATAAAGTGACAAACCGACTTTCATGGTATACATTCTGGGGAAATGGAAATAACGTTCCATGGTTTGCTGCTGAGAGACCGGTTGTGTTTATCAGCCTTGCTAATCCATATCATCTTGTGGATGTACCCATGATAAAAACCTTTATCAATGGCTATTCCAATAGTGAGTATGTAATTGATAGTGTGATGGAAAAACTTATGGGAAGAAGCAATTTTACTGGCAAGAGTCCGGTAGATCCGTTTTGTGGAAAAGAATACTTAAAATGGTAA
- a CDS encoding alpha-L-rhamnosidase-related protein, which translates to MKKNLEFLSKALSLLPEVKETLVPPKEGQFFSKPLGKGDSVTIDFGKHLVGHLQVKMGYVNSHPDAPVWIRFSFAENLKEFEENVENYQGWICSAWVQQEQLHFDLIPGEYTLPRRYSFRYVKIDILDISSKFNLVIEDVMAIALSSADDSKLKPYHNVHKELEQIDHIACHTLHDCMQKVFEDGPKRDRRLWMGDLRLQALANYETYQMNDMVKGCLYLFAALPMQNGQVGACVFLEPEPEVDDTSMFDYSLLFVAALWDYYVETKDREALEDLWETAKMQIVLAQKQVGNDGVVKDCNKLGWCFLDWSLELNKQAGAQGVLLYAMKSAVAIAKEIGKDHDAECIMKTYELYRKAAKMHFYDEEKGLFVSGDCRQISYASQVWMILGDVVDEQSGIRILHDVATQTEAIEMITPYMYHYYIEALLKCGDKTEALSVMEKYWGGMARLGADTFWELYNPNNPDESPYGGTIVNSYCHAWSCAPAYFLRKYYSEK; encoded by the coding sequence ATGAAAAAAAATTTAGAATTTTTAAGTAAGGCATTAAGTTTATTGCCGGAAGTTAAGGAGACACTGGTTCCTCCAAAAGAGGGACAGTTTTTTTCAAAACCTTTAGGAAAAGGCGATTCGGTAACAATTGATTTTGGGAAACATTTGGTAGGACATCTTCAAGTAAAAATGGGTTATGTCAATTCACATCCAGATGCTCCGGTTTGGATTAGATTTTCCTTTGCAGAGAATTTGAAAGAATTTGAAGAAAATGTGGAGAATTATCAGGGATGGATCTGTTCAGCGTGGGTACAACAGGAACAACTTCATTTTGATCTGATTCCGGGAGAGTATACTTTGCCGAGGCGTTATTCGTTTCGCTATGTGAAAATTGATATACTTGATATCAGTTCAAAATTTAATTTGGTTATTGAAGATGTCATGGCAATCGCATTATCTTCTGCAGATGATAGTAAGTTAAAACCATATCATAATGTGCATAAAGAATTGGAGCAGATTGATCATATTGCGTGCCATACACTGCATGATTGTATGCAGAAAGTTTTTGAAGATGGACCAAAACGTGATCGGCGACTTTGGATGGGAGATCTTCGATTACAGGCATTGGCAAACTATGAGACATATCAGATGAATGATATGGTAAAGGGGTGTTTATATTTATTTGCTGCATTACCGATGCAAAATGGACAGGTGGGTGCATGTGTATTTTTAGAGCCAGAACCGGAAGTAGATGATACCAGTATGTTTGATTACTCTTTATTGTTTGTGGCAGCCCTGTGGGATTATTATGTAGAAACGAAGGATCGTGAGGCCCTTGAAGATTTGTGGGAAACAGCAAAAATGCAGATTGTATTGGCACAGAAACAGGTCGGTAATGATGGTGTGGTAAAAGACTGCAATAAACTCGGCTGGTGTTTTCTTGACTGGTCACTGGAATTAAATAAGCAGGCAGGTGCACAGGGTGTTTTGCTGTATGCGATGAAAAGTGCCGTTGCCATTGCAAAAGAAATCGGAAAAGACCATGATGCAGAATGCATAATGAAAACTTATGAACTTTATAGAAAAGCTGCTAAGATGCATTTTTATGATGAAGAAAAAGGACTATTTGTCAGTGGTGATTGCAGGCAGATTTCCTACGCAAGCCAGGTATGGATGATTCTTGGTGATGTTGTAGATGAGCAGAGTGGAATTCGAATTTTACATGATGTTGCGACACAGACAGAGGCAATTGAAATGATTACCCCATATATGTATCACTATTATATAGAAGCATTACTTAAATGTGGTGATAAAACAGAGGCTCTTAGTGTTATGGAGAAATATTGGGGAGGTATGGCACGACTTGGTGCGGATACGTTTTGGGAGTTATATAATCCAAATAATCCGGATGAATCACCTTATGGTGGGACTATTGTTAATAGTTACTGTCATGCCTGGAGTTGTGCGCCTGCTTATTTTCTTCGAAAATATTATTCTGAAAAATAA